In Gemmata obscuriglobus, a single genomic region encodes these proteins:
- a CDS encoding efflux RND transporter permease subunit codes for MLDRVIALSLKNRFLVLLCAVAVAAAGAYQLARTPVDVFPDLNRPTVTVLTEAPGLAPEEVESLVTRPLEYQLNGSTDVRRVRSASGIGLSVVWVEFDWGTDIYRDRQIVSERLQLVRSRLPEGVNPVMAPISSIMGEVMLVGLRPAQSPATDAERLQQGMELRTFGEFAVRNRLLAVDGVSQVTVMGGHLKQYQVVTAPERLAAQNVTLEQLTEAARKANVLAGGGVMERGPKESLIRISGQSLTPDEIEDTPVVWRDNRAIRVRDVADVRFSGPVRRGDGSVRVKEGAAVTGGPAVILAVQKQPSANTLDLTPKLDQALADLREDAPPGTVIESRVFRQADFIRTAVDNVIEAIRDGTIWVFVVLVLFLASVRTSVITLTAIPLSVLVTVLVFGTFGATVNTMTLGGLAVAVGELVDDAIVDVENIFRRLNENRARERPEPSLKVIFKASSEVRNSIVYATLVVCLVVLPLFALSGLEGRMFAPLGLAYLVSLLASLAVSLTVTPVLSSFLLARGPARKHRDPLLLRALKWLDARLLRFTLRHPRPILAASLLLSLASAAFVFGMGSEFLPPFNEGTVTVNLQTPPGTSLAESGRVAALAEGRLLEIPEVVSVSRRTGRAEQDEHAEGVNVSELDVRLAPHEQPRPGFWAAAARAVPGLHRSGIDTAGRPHEAVLADIRDRVSSIPNVKPNVGQPISHRLDHVMSGVRAQVAVKVFGPDLQELRAAAGDIEAAMRGVPGVVDLQVEPQVEISQVRLRVKRQEAARYGLAPGDVARLLETAYKGRAVSTVLDRERFFDLVVWYDDAARNAPAVIGSTILDTPSGRRVALDQVAEVADTTGPNTLNHENIARRIVVSCNIQGRSLGDVVADIQRAVKPVEQALRAKGADYRIEDDGQYRAQQEANTRLLVLGTLAVFGVFVLLTRCLGSWRGALMVLGVNVPLAALGAVVALLLLNRPERAALDAAPWWRWPAVWAQATTLSVAHWVGFITLIGIVSRNGIMMIAHYIHLMKEEGETFGEAVIVRGSLERLAPVLMTAGVAVIGLVPLALGAGQPGKEILHPLAVVVIGGLVTSTVMDQVVTPAVFLLFGSKVYVPRASDGTGTNELWDDAWLTEGADTKLRGQTEARTESSSEAVTKQITGGAP; via the coding sequence GTGCTCGACCGCGTGATCGCGCTCTCGCTCAAGAACCGGTTCCTGGTGCTGCTGTGCGCGGTCGCGGTCGCGGCGGCGGGGGCGTACCAGCTCGCGCGCACGCCGGTCGATGTGTTCCCGGACCTGAACCGCCCCACGGTGACGGTACTGACCGAGGCCCCGGGCCTCGCGCCCGAAGAGGTGGAATCGCTCGTCACCCGCCCGCTCGAGTACCAACTGAACGGCTCGACGGACGTGCGGCGCGTGCGCTCGGCGTCGGGCATCGGGCTGTCCGTCGTGTGGGTCGAGTTCGACTGGGGCACGGACATCTACCGCGACCGCCAGATCGTCTCCGAGCGGCTCCAGCTCGTCCGGTCCCGGCTCCCCGAGGGGGTGAACCCGGTCATGGCCCCGATCTCCTCCATCATGGGCGAGGTGATGCTCGTGGGTTTGCGGCCGGCCCAGTCCCCCGCGACCGACGCCGAACGGCTGCAACAGGGGATGGAGTTGAGGACGTTCGGCGAGTTCGCCGTGCGGAACCGGCTCCTCGCCGTGGACGGTGTGTCGCAGGTGACGGTGATGGGCGGGCACCTGAAGCAGTACCAGGTCGTCACGGCGCCCGAGCGGCTCGCGGCCCAGAACGTGACCCTCGAGCAACTGACCGAGGCGGCCCGGAAGGCGAACGTACTCGCGGGCGGCGGGGTGATGGAGCGCGGGCCGAAGGAGTCGCTCATCCGCATCAGCGGGCAGAGCCTCACCCCGGACGAGATCGAGGACACGCCCGTCGTGTGGCGCGACAACCGCGCCATCCGGGTGCGGGACGTGGCCGACGTGCGGTTCTCCGGGCCGGTGCGCCGCGGCGACGGCAGCGTCCGGGTCAAAGAGGGCGCCGCCGTGACCGGCGGCCCCGCCGTCATCCTTGCGGTTCAGAAGCAGCCGAGCGCGAACACCCTCGACCTCACCCCGAAACTCGATCAGGCGCTCGCGGACCTCCGGGAGGACGCCCCGCCCGGCACGGTGATCGAGTCCCGCGTGTTCCGCCAGGCGGACTTCATTCGCACCGCCGTTGACAACGTCATTGAGGCCATCCGGGACGGCACCATCTGGGTGTTCGTGGTGCTGGTCCTGTTCCTGGCGAGCGTGCGGACCAGTGTCATCACACTCACGGCGATCCCGCTTTCGGTCCTGGTGACGGTACTCGTATTCGGCACCTTCGGCGCGACCGTTAACACCATGACGCTCGGCGGCCTCGCGGTCGCCGTGGGCGAACTGGTCGATGACGCCATCGTGGACGTGGAGAACATCTTCCGCCGGCTGAACGAGAACCGCGCACGGGAGCGCCCCGAGCCTTCGCTCAAGGTGATTTTCAAGGCGTCCAGTGAGGTGCGGAACTCCATCGTCTACGCGACGCTCGTGGTGTGCCTCGTGGTGCTCCCGCTGTTCGCGCTTTCGGGTCTCGAAGGCCGCATGTTCGCGCCGCTCGGGCTCGCGTACCTCGTGTCGCTCCTGGCGTCCCTGGCGGTGTCGCTCACGGTGACGCCGGTGCTGTCGTCGTTCTTGCTGGCCCGTGGGCCAGCGCGGAAGCACCGCGACCCGCTCCTCCTGCGTGCGCTCAAGTGGCTCGACGCGCGGCTGCTCCGGTTCACGCTCCGACACCCCCGGCCGATCCTCGCGGCGTCGCTGCTGCTGTCACTGGCGAGCGCCGCGTTCGTGTTCGGGATGGGATCGGAATTTCTCCCGCCGTTCAACGAGGGCACCGTCACGGTGAACCTCCAGACCCCGCCGGGCACCAGCCTCGCCGAGAGCGGCCGCGTGGCGGCACTGGCCGAGGGCCGGTTGCTCGAGATCCCCGAGGTGGTGTCGGTGTCCCGGCGCACCGGGCGCGCCGAGCAGGACGAGCACGCCGAAGGGGTGAACGTCTCCGAACTCGATGTGCGACTGGCCCCGCACGAGCAGCCCCGGCCGGGGTTCTGGGCCGCGGCGGCCCGCGCGGTCCCCGGCCTACACCGGTCGGGCATTGATACGGCCGGCCGACCGCACGAAGCCGTTCTGGCCGACATCCGCGACCGCGTCAGCAGCATCCCGAACGTGAAGCCCAACGTGGGCCAGCCCATCAGTCACCGCCTCGACCACGTCATGAGCGGCGTTCGCGCGCAGGTGGCGGTGAAGGTGTTCGGTCCCGACCTCCAGGAACTCCGGGCGGCGGCCGGGGACATTGAGGCGGCGATGCGCGGCGTCCCCGGCGTGGTGGACCTACAGGTCGAACCGCAGGTGGAAATCTCGCAGGTGCGGCTCCGGGTGAAGCGCCAGGAGGCCGCCCGGTACGGCCTCGCCCCCGGCGACGTCGCCCGGTTGCTGGAAACCGCCTACAAGGGCCGCGCGGTCTCTACGGTGCTCGACCGGGAGCGCTTCTTCGACCTCGTCGTCTGGTACGACGACGCGGCCCGAAACGCGCCGGCGGTCATCGGGAGTACCATCCTCGACACGCCGTCGGGCCGCCGGGTGGCGCTCGACCAGGTGGCCGAGGTGGCCGACACCACCGGCCCCAACACACTCAACCACGAGAACATCGCCCGCCGCATCGTCGTGTCCTGTAACATCCAGGGGCGAAGCCTCGGGGACGTGGTCGCCGACATCCAGCGGGCCGTGAAGCCCGTCGAGCAAGCGCTCCGCGCGAAGGGTGCCGACTACCGCATTGAGGACGACGGCCAGTACCGCGCGCAACAGGAGGCGAACACGCGGCTCCTGGTGCTCGGGACGCTCGCGGTGTTCGGGGTGTTCGTGCTCCTCACCCGCTGCCTCGGCTCGTGGCGCGGCGCGCTCATGGTGCTCGGGGTGAACGTGCCGCTGGCGGCGCTCGGGGCCGTTGTCGCGCTGCTGCTGCTCAACCGGCCGGAACGTGCCGCCCTCGACGCCGCGCCGTGGTGGCGCTGGCCCGCCGTGTGGGCGCAAGCGACGACGCTCTCGGTGGCCCACTGGGTCGGGTTCATCACCCTCATTGGGATCGTGTCCCGGAACGGCATCATGATGATCGCCCACTACATCCACCTCATGAAGGAGGAAGGCGAGACGTTCGGTGAGGCGGTGATCGTCCGGGGCAGTCTAGAGCGCCTCGCGCCGGTGCTCATGACGGCCGGCGTCGCGGTGATCGGGCTCGTGCCGCTCGCGCTCGGCGCCGGGCAACCGGGCAAAGAGATCCTTCACCCGCTCGCGGTGGTCGTCATCGGTGGTCTCGTCACTTCCACCGTCATGGATCAGGTGGTGACCCCGGCGGTGTTCCTGCTGTTCGGGTCGAAGGTGTACGTCCCGCGCGCGAGCGACGGAACCGGGACGAACGAACTCTGGGACGATGCGTGGCTGACGGAAGGGGCGGATACGAAGCTGAGAGGTCAGACCGAAGCGAGAACCGAATCATCGAGCGAAGCGGTCACCAAGCAAATCACCGGCGGGGCGCCGTGA